The proteins below are encoded in one region of Hordeum vulgare subsp. vulgare chromosome 3H, MorexV3_pseudomolecules_assembly, whole genome shotgun sequence:
- the LOC123440175 gene encoding pentatricopeptide repeat-containing protein At1g08070, chloroplastic-like — protein MEARLLKTRPFHAIFSDATTSRAARNLFDAVPRPAPALCSTFLSSLSRASSHHDLLQTFSSMHRKGAYVPSGCVPLVFKSCALTASSCQGRQVHCHALVRGLLGDVFVLTALVDFYAKNGDMESAVSVFDEMPVKDPIPINCLITGYSKAGDVDKARRLFDGMERRTSASWNSMIACYAHGGEFREALTLFDRMLSEGARPNAITITSVFSICAKSGDLDTGKRVRDLIGEDDLQNVIVHTALMEMYVKCRAIDDARREFDRMSQRDVVAWSTMIAGYAQNGRPLESLELFERMKATDCRPNEVTLVGVISACAQLGSDELVEQIGNYAENQRLPLTSYLGSALIDMYTRCGHVGRARSVFSRMEQKGVITWNSMIRGLAMNGFAEDAISLYEKMAENGVQPNEITFVALLAACTHAGLVDQGMAFFEEMKREHLVSPQVEHCACIVDLLCKSGGLWEAYKFICDMEVEPNAVIWTTLLSSCRAHADVELAKLASRKLLAMEPDNSSIYVLLSNIYADAGLWGDAREIRDLMRSKNVQKLSAYSWIKLDGEVHKFLVQDTYHPRSAEIYDVIHGLGLLLDRADSDPDLLVSELC, from the coding sequence atggaggcccgcctcctcaAGACCCGACCGTTCCACGCCATCTTCTCAGACGCCACCACCTCCCGCGCCGCACGCAACCTGTTCGACGCGGTGCCGCGCCCGGCCCCGGCGCTCTGCAGCACCTTCCTCTCCTCGCTCTCCAGGGCCTCCTCCCACCATGATCTCCTCCAAACCTTCTCGTCGATGCATCGCAAGGGCGCCTACGTCCCGTCCGGCTGCGTCCCGCTTGTTTTCAAGTCGTGCGCGCTCACCGCGTCGTCCTGCCAGGGCAGGCAGGTGCACTGCCATGCTCTTGTCCGTGGGCTGCTTGGGGACGTCTTTGTGCTGACAGCCCTGGTGGATTTCTATGCCAAGAACGGAGACATGGAGTCTGCCGTCAGCGTCTTTGACGAGATGCCGGTGAAGGACCCGATACCTATAAACTGTTTGATCACCGGATATTCAAAGGCTGGTGATGTGGATAAGGCCAGGAGGCTATTTGACGGTATGGAGAGGAGGACGTCCGCTTCGTGGAATTCAATGATCGCCTGTTATGCTCATGGTGGGGAATTCCGGGAAGCATTGACGTTGTTTGATCGGATGCTGAGTGAGGGTGCAAGACCAAACGCTATCACCATCACGTCGGTATTTTCAATATGCGCCAAGTCTGGAGATCTTGATACTGGCAAGCGTGTAAGGGATCTGATCGGTGAGGACGACTTGCAGAACGTGATAGTGCACACAGCTTTGATGGAAATGTATGTAAAGTGCCGGGCCAtcgacgatgcacgtcgggagtTTGACCGGATGTCGCAGAGAGATGTCGTGGCATGGAGCACCATGATTGCAGGTTATGCGCAGAATGGCAGGCCACTAGAATCTCTAGAACTGTTTGAGAGGATGAAGGCAACCGATTGCAGGCCAAATGAAGTGACGCTTGTTGGCGTGATATCCGCGTGTGCGCAGCTGGGTTCCGACGAATTAGTTGAGCAGATTGGGAACTATGCTGAGAACCAGAGACTACCACTTACGAGTTACCTAGGATCTGCGCTAATCGACATGTACACCAGGTGCGGGCATGTTGGAAGAGCCCGGAGTGTCTTCAGCCGGATGGAACAAAAAGGGGTCATCACTTGGAACTCCATGATCAGAGGCCTAGCAATGAATGGCTTTGCCGAAGATGCAATCAGCTTGTATGAAAAAATGGCGGAAAACGGGGTCCAGCCCAATGAGATCACCTTCGTTGCACTGCTAGCAGCATGTACGCATGCTGGCCTGGTAGACCAAGGTATGGCATTCTTCGAAGAGATGAAGAGAGAACACCTTGTTTCCCCTCAAGTGGAGCACTGCGCATGCATAGTGGACCTCCTGTGCAAATCCGGCGGACTGTGGGAGGCGTACAAGTTCATCTGTGACATGGAAGTCGAACCAAACGCGGTGATCTGGACCACACTGCTCAGTTCCTGCAGAGCCCATGCCGATGTCGAGCTCGCCAAGCTTGCCTCGAGGAAGCTCCTGGCAATGGAGCCTGACAACTCCTCAATCTACGTCCTCCTGTCCAATATCTACGCGGATGCCGGCCTCTGGGGTGATGCGAGGGAGATCAGGGACCTGATGAGGAGCAAGAACGTGCAGAAGCTGTCTGCCTACAGTTGGATAAAGCTGGATGGTGAGGTGCACAAGTTCCTGGTGCAAGACACATACCATCCGAGATCAGCTGAGATTTACGACGTCATCCACGGCTTGGGGTTGCTCCTGGACCGAGCCGACTCTGATCCCGACCTGCTAGTTTCAGAGCTCTGTTGA